Genomic DNA from Leucobacter triazinivorans:
GGTCGAGGTGCACCTCGGCCATCATCATCGCGCCGACGGTCGTTTCCGGGTGTACGCCTTCGCGGACGCCTCGGGCGAGCGCCTCGACCGCTGGGCGGCGTGGCTGCTCGACGACGGCGCGTCGCCGCTGCACCGCTTCACGCCCGAGGGGGCGGATCTCGACGCGATCTTCGACGTCAAGGCCGTGTACCAGCAGCACCACCACGGCGTCGACCTGTCGCGGGTGTCGAAGCTGTTCCTGCCCGCCTCGGGTCCGTTCGGCCTCACCGACTACGAGAAGGTTTACGCGGCGCAGCCCGACGAGGACATCTTCGACCTGCGCGGCGTCTCGCGCGACGGCGCCGTGGTCGTGGTGCGTCCCGATCACTACGTGTCGGCGATCCTGCCGCTCGACCGCCCCGAGCAGCTCGGCGCATTCTTCGAGGGACTGCTGCTCGAGCGCTGACGGCCGGGGGCGGCGCGAGCGTCCGCGTCGTCCAGCGCGAGGGAGTCGCTGCGGGCCCGGGCCCGGGCGCGCGCCTGCGGCAGGCTCCCTCGCCTCAGCCCAGCGTGAGCACGACGTGCCCGCGCTTGCCCCGTGCCACGTGGCGATGGGCGTCGGCCACCCGGTCGAGCGGATAGCTCGCCGCCACCGGGGCGTCGAGCGCACCGTTCGCCGCGAGCGCCGCAGTCTCCCGCAGATCTGCCGCGACCCGCTCGGCCGAGCGGAGGCCCGTGAACGCGACCAGTGCCCGTCGCCGGCCGAACCACCGCGTCCACAGCATCTGCGCGAGAATCGCGAACGACGGCACGGTCGTCATGTAGAGGCCGTCTGGGGCGAGCAGGCGCCGCGCCCGTCGATACCCCATCCGGCCCCAGGCGTCGAACACCACGTCGTACGAAGCCGTGTGCCCGTGCAGCTCGGTGTAGTCCAGTGCGGCGTCGGCCCCGAGCGCGCGCACGACGTCGAGGTTGCGCGCACTGCTCGTTCCCGTGACGTTCGCGCCCACGTGCTTCGCGATCTGCACGGCCGCGCTGCCGACGGCGCCCGAGGCGCCGTTGACGAGCAGCCGCTGTCCAAGCCGCAGCGCAGCCGAGTCCCGCAGGAACGACATCGCTGTCGCGTCGACCAGGGCCGCGGCGCGCACGGGATCGATGCCGTCGGGCACCCGCTCGATCGGCGATCCCTCGCTCACGGCGAGATACTCGGCGTGAGCGCCCATCGCGGCGTTGGTCGCCCCGAAGACGGGATCGCCGATGTCGAACCGGCGCGCATCCGGGCCGAGTGCGACGACCCGCCCGGCGAAGTCGCTGCCGAGTACCGGCAGCCGCGGACGGAACAGGCCGAAGGCGAGCCGGGTGAACCAGGGCGATCCGGATCGGGCCGCGGCGTCCGCCGTGCTGACGGTTGCGGCGCGGACGCGCACGAGCACCTGGTCTCCGGTCGGCTCGGGTGCGTCGAGCTCCTGCGGAACGACGACGTCCGGCCCGCCGTAGCGGCGGGCGACTGCGGCTCTCATGAGACCTCCTCCGGGTACTGGAACACCTCTTCGATCCCCGTGCCGAAGACGCGGGCGATCTGGAATGCGACCTCGAGCGACGGGGAGTAGCGGCCCTGTTCGATCGCGATCACCGTCTGGCGGGTAACCCCGAGCGCGTCGGCGAGCTGCGCCTGGGTGAGCTCCCCGTGCGCGAAGCGCAGGGCGCGGATGCGATTCGTGACGCGCGTCGGCTTGCCCATCTCAGAACCCCCGGCGATAGACGACGAGCTTGACCGCCGCGCTCGAGACGGCCTGCAACACGAACGCGAGGTAGATGACGTTCGCGATCCAGAAGTGGGGCCACTCGGCGAGCGCCATCCCCAGCGCCGCGAGCGCGCCGGCCACGAGCACGAGGAAGGTGCGGACCGTGGCGATCCGATCGATCTCTCGGTCGCGATCGTCGACGCGGTAGGGCTCGGCGGCGGCGCGCCGGGTAGGGCCGCCGGAGGCCGCCTCCGCGAGCTGCGGGTCGCCGAGCCCGGGTTCGGCACCGGATCCCGCCCCGGCTCCGGCTCCGGCCCCGGCCTCGCTCCCCGCGACTCGCGGCGAGCGCTCGGGCCGTTCGGCCTCGTGCACGCTGCGCGCGACCCCGGTGCCGAACTCGACGATGATCCGCAGCAGGATCGAAGCGGCGATCGAGATGCCGATCGACCACAGCAACGGCGCCTGGTAGGCCGTGGCGGTGATCGGGTCGGTCGCGCGCGACAGCACGACGACGACGTAGGCCGCGTACGCGACCACGGGCACGATCAGGTACACCCACGTGCCCCGTTCTTCGTAGGACATGGCGCCCTCCTTCAGGATGTCAAAGATTCTGTACATGCAAATGTAAATCGAGCTTTACTCCATGTCAAGAATCTCTTACATTTGGGTGCGGGCGGGTGGCCGCGGGCGCGGGCGGAGTGGGCGCGGGCGCGGGCGGGCGGAGTGGGCGCGGGCGCGGGCGGAGTGGGCGCGGGCGGGAACGCAGAGGCCCCGGGATCCTGAGCGGATCCCGGGGCCTCAGCGCTGGCGGAACTACTTCGCCGCGAAGCGGAAGAGCTTCTTGTTGGCGAACTCGAGCATGCCCACCTTGCCGAGCTCGCGGCCGTAGCCCGACTTCTTCACGCCGCCGAAGGGCACGTCGGCGCCCTCGAGGCCGGCGCCGCCGATGAACACCATGCCCACGTCGAGCTGATTGCCGACCTGCTCGGCGCGCTCGAGATCGTCGCAGATCACGACCGAGCCGAGGCCGTAGGGGGAGGAGTTGGCCAGCTCGATGGCCTCCTCGTCGCTCGGCACCTTGTAGAGCTGCGCGACGGGGCCGAAGAGCTCCTGGCTGTAGACGTCCATCGCCGGCGTGATGTTCGAGATCACGGTCGGGGTGAAGACGTTGCCCTCGGGCTCGTTGTTGCCGACGAGCACCTCAGCGCCCTGATCCAGCGCACCCTGCACCTGGGAGGCCAGCGTCTTGGTGGCCTGCGCCGACGAGAGCGGACCGAAGTCGTCGCCGTAGCTCTGCCCGCCGATCGCGGCCACGAACTTCTCCCGGAACTCGTCGAAGTACTTGTCGAGCACCACGATGCGCTTGGAGCCGTTGCAGGCCTGGCCGGTGTTCTCCATGCGTCCGCCCACGGCGTGCTCGACCGCGTGGTCGAGATCATCGGTGTCGAGCACCAGGAAGACGTCGGATCCACCGAGCTCGAGCACGCACTTCTTGAGCGCGCGGCCTGCCTGCTCGGCCACGATCGCGCCCGCGCGCTCCGAGCCGGTCAGCGAGACGCCCTGGACGCGATCGTCTGCGATGATGTCGGCGACCTGCTCGTGGGTCGCGAACACGTTGACGTAGGCGCCCTCGGGGAAGCCGGCGTCACGGAAGATCTTCTCGAGCGCCAGCGCCGACTCGGGGCACTGGGCCGCGTGCTTGAGCACGATCGTGTTGCCGAGGATGAGGTTCGGCACCGCGAAGCGGGCGACCTGGTAGTAGGGGTAGTTCCAGGGCATGATGCCGAGGATCACGCCGGTCCCCTGGAAGCGGAAGAACGAGCGCAGGCCGTCCTCCACCTCGAGCTCCTCATCGGCGAGCCACTTCTCGGCGTTCGCGGCGAACGCCGCGGTGATGGCGCCGGAGAACTCCGCCTCCCCGATCGACTGGTCGAGCGGCTTGCCCATCTCGCGGTTGATGATGGCGCCCAGCTCGTCCTTGCGCTCCTCGAAGAGCTCTGCGGCGCGCTGCGCGAGGGCCGCGCGCTCGGCGACGGTCGTCGTACGGGCCCACTCCTTGTAGGCCTTCTGCGCCGAAGCCAGGCTGGCCTCGATCTCCTCGGCGGTCGCGTCGGGGTACTCGGCGACGGTCTCGCCCGTAGCCGGATTGATGACGGCGAAGGTGCCCATAGATGACTCACTCCTTAGTGACTTCGTCGGTGATTGAGTACAGCAAGTCTCCCACACCTCGCGGTGCAGCACTAGCCGGTTCTCCGGAGAGTTCCCCGCGTTTTGGCGGGGTATTCTTGACGAAATCGAAAGTGAACGCCCGGTTGGGCTGCGGAATCAGTACCCTTGGCGGATGTGTCCGGCCGCGCCGCGGTCTCGGTGGCCGAGGCGGCCCGCGCGGGCGAGCAGCAGGTACACCTCACACCCCAGGCAGAAGCCGATCGCCGCGTTGAGCGCCGCCGCGACGAAGGCTGCAGCGCCCGCGACGGGAAGCGCCCACGGCACGCCGAGCAGGTGCAGCACGAGCCCGGCTCCGACCACGACGAGGCCGACCGCCTGTGCGAAGCGCGGCGGGCGCGGATCCTCCCACTCCGTCGGAGGGGACAGGCGGGGCTGGATCGCAGTGCGGAAGAGCGCGGAGAGCGGCTGGGTGCCCGCGGACACGAGCGACCACGCGAAGAGCGCGGCCACGACGGCGAGCGCGATGAATCCGGGGTCGGCCGCGCGGGCCGCGACGGGGAGCTCCCGGAGCGCGCCGCTCGTCGAGGTCCCCACGAGCGCGAGCGCGATCCCGATGCAGAGGAGCAGCGCTGTGATCGCGGCGCTCACGCGGGGGCCGCGCGGATCGATCGCCCCCGCGGGTCGCGCGTCGGCCGCGGGTCGCGCGTCGGCCTGGGACTCGGGGTCACTCATGGGCGGATCCTCCTGCGATGCGGTTCAGTTCGGTGGCGATGGACTCGCGCCCGATCGTGCCGGCGAGTCGCGAGCGCGGCGCGCCTCCGCCGTCCAGGATCAGCACGGTGGGGGTCTGCAGCAGGCGGTGCCGCGCCGCGAGCTGCGGCTGATCGGTCACGTCGACGTGCACGAAGTCGACGCCCGCGTACCGGGTCACGAGTTCGGAGATCAGGCGGCGGGTGCCCGGGCAGCGCGAGCAGTACGCGGTGCTGAACTGCACCACCGTGCCGCCGGGGCCGAGCCGGGGGGCGCCCACGTCGTGCGCGGTCAGGCGGTCCGTCTGGTCGAAGCGCTGCGTGCGGGCGGATCGCCGATGCGCCACGAGGCCCAGGAGTGCGGTGAGCACCAGCAGTCCGAGCAGGGTGATCAGTGCGGCGAGCGGAGTCATGGTGATCGAGCGTAGAGGCGCGCCGCACGAATGGCCATCGCCTGCGTTGCATTTCGTAATGTGAGACATAACTCGAGGTGATGTACTGTGGGGTGACGGCGCCAGCGCGGCATCCGGTGCGGCGCGCGGTGCGGCCCGGAGCGCCCCGCGGCGCACCCCCGGTCCTCGGGAGCGGCTCCGATGGCCCAGAATAGGCGCATGACCAAACACACGCTGGGCAACGCCACAGAGACCGGGCACATCCACGTCGGCAAGGGGCTGAACGCCGGGGCGCTCGGCGTGGTCGGCTCCACCGTCATCGGCCTGGCGTCGACGGCCCCGCTCTACTCGCTCGCGGCGACGCTCGGCTACGTCATCCTCGCGGTCGGTGCGCAGGCGCCCCTGGTCTTCGTCGTCGCCTGCGTGCCGATGATCTTCGCCGCGCTCGCCTACCAGGAGCTCAACCGCGAGATGCCGGACTGCGGTACCACCTTCGTCTGGGGGACGAAAGCGTTCGGGCCGGTCACGGGGTGGATCGGGGGCTGGGCGGTGGCCGTCTCCGCGATCATGGTGCTCGCCAACGTCGGCGAGATCACGGGCAAGTACTTCTGGCTGCTGCTCGGCAATCAGGAGTTCGCCGACAATCGGGTGATCGTCGTCGCCACGTCCGTGGTGTTCATGGCGCTCATGACCTTCATCAGCACCATCGGGGTGCAGATGGGCGAGCGCCTGCAGATGGTGCTCATGACCGTCCAGATCGTCGCCATGGTGCTCTTCGGCGCACTCGCGCTCTGGCACGCCCTCGACGGCAGCAACCCGGGCTCGATCGCATTCGACTGGCAGTGGTTCAACCCCGCCCAGCTCACCTCGTGGTCGGGGTTCATCGAGGCCGTGCTGCTCGCGCTCTTCATCTACTGGGGCTGGGACACCTGCCTCGCACTCAACGAGGAGACGAAGAACCCGAGGAAGACCCCGGGGCGCGCGGCCCTGTCGAGCATCGCGATCCTCATCGTGCTGTACGTCGGCATCTCGGTCGTCGTCATGATGTTCGCCGGCTTCGGTGACACCGGGTTCGGGCTGACGAATCCGGAGAGCATCGACGACGTGTTCTCGGTGCTCGGGGGCGCGCTGTTCGGCCCCTGGGGGTGGTTCCTGATCCTCGGCGTGATGCTGTCGGCGGCGTCGTCGACGCAGACGACGATTCTGCCCACCGCCCGAGGCACCCTCTCCATGGCGGTCTACCGCGCGCTTCCGGCGAAGTTCGCCGAGCTGCACCCGAGGTTCAAGACCCCCTGGTTCTCGACGACGCTCATGGGCGTCACCGCGATCGTCTACTACGTCGTCATGTCGATCATCTCCGAGGACGTGCTCGCCGACTCGCTCACATCGATGGGCCTGGCGGTGGCGCTCTACTACGCCATCACCTCGTTCGCCTGCGTCTGGTACTTCCGCGGCACGCTCCGCGACAGCGCGCGCAACCTGTGGATGCGCGGCATCCTGCCCGCACTCGGCGGGCTCATGCTGGGCTACGCCTTCGTGCAGTCTGCGATCGACATGTGGAGCGTCGACTACAGCTACACCGTGCTGCTCGGCATCGGAGGCGCGTTCGTGATCGGCGTCGGCGCGATCCTGCTCGGCTTCGTGCTCATGGGCATCTGGTGGCTGCGGCCGAACTCGCGCGTCTTCTTCCGGGGGGACAGCCTCAACCGCGACACCCCGGTGCTCGTCCCCGACGAGTGAGCCGGGGATCCGCACCGCGAGGCTCCGTCGGCGACCGCGAGTCGAACCGTCACCGGGCTGTCACGCGCCGGTGACCGTGCGTAACGCGCTCGACACGGTCGTGCGTTGGAATGGGGCGCATGAGCACCCCGGTGACCGTCGAGATCAGGCGGCAGACGCATCCCACCCGAACGGGCGACGCGGTCGCCTGGGTCGAGGAGGGGCTGCGCCTCGCCCGCGAGTTCGAGGGGTGCCTCGGGGGCGGCGTGATCCGCGACAGCAGCGACCGGAGCGTGCTGCACGCGATCTACCGCTTCTCCGATGAGCGCTCGCTCATCGGCTGGGAGCAGTCGGAACAGCGACGGCGCTGGCTCGACGCGGGCTCCGCACTCGTCCTCGATGCGCGCGTGCAGCGCCGCACCGGCATCGAGGGCTGGTTCGACGGGCCTCAGCTGCGTCGCAGCGTCGACGCGCGCACGGGCGATACCCGCACGGTCGTCGTGCGCGCGGCTCCGCTGCGGTGGAAGCAAGCGCTGGCGATCTGGATCGGCATGTACCCCGTGAACGTGCTGTCGTCCTGGGCGATCTCGCTGCTGCCCTGGTGGGGCGACGTCGCCCTCCCGCTGCGCTCGGCGATGGTGGTCACCGTGCTCGCCCCGCTGATGACCTTCGTCATGATGCCCGCGGTGACGAGGATCCTGAGACGGTGGTTGCGTCGCAACCCCGGTGCGATCGAGAAGGAGCGCTCGCTGCTGGAGGCGCTCGATCTGCGGGCGGCCGGACGCCGCTGACGGTGGCGGCCGCGGCGCGGATGCCGATGCCCCGCCGCGCGCGCCGGGTATCCTGGTGCCGACGCGCGGCGTCGCGCGAACGGTGCGGCGAGCCGATGCGCGCAGCGGAGAAGGTGCAGGAGCCGATGACGGAACGATGCGACACGATCGTCGTGGGCGCGGGGATCGCGGGACTCGTGGCGGCGCGGCTGCTGACCGGCGCCGGGCGGCGCGTGGTGGTGCTCGAGGCGCGGGACCGCGTCGGCGGGCGCGTGCACACCGAACGGGAGAGCGGTCGGATCACCGACCTCGGCGCCTCGTGGATCCACGGCATCTCGAACAGTCCGCTCCACGAGGTCACGACGGGCTTCGGCATGCCCGAGGTGGAGTTCACCGTCGGCAGCTACCAGGCGGGCGGTCGCCCCATCACCTACTTCGGCCCCGATGGCGCGCGCCTGAGCGAGTCCGAAGCCGACCGCTTCATCGCCGATGTCGCCGAGGTCGACGCTCGCCTCGCTCGCGTGATCGCGGCGGCGGCGCGCGGCAGCTCCTACGCCGATGCAGCCGACTCCGCGGTGCGCGCCGTGGTCGCTGAGCGGGGGTGGAGCAGACCCCGCGGCGAACGCGTGCTCGAGTACCTGCACCACCGCTCGGAGGAGCAGTACGGAGCCGACGCCGCGCTGCTCGATGCGCACGGCCTCGACGACGACGCGATCGAGGGCGACGAGGTCGTGTTCCCGGACGGCTACGGCCGACTCGCGGAGCATCTCGCCGCGGGACTCGACGTGCGGCTCGAGCACGAGGTCGGGGCAGTGAGCTGGGGCGACGGAGGCGTCGCGGTCGCCGTGCGCACGCCCGGCGGGTCCGGGCGTGCGGAGACGCTCACCGCGGAGCGCGCGGTGGTGACCGTGCCGATCGGCGTGCTGCGCTCGGGGGCCGTGCGCTTCGATCCGCCCCTGCCGGAGCCCATTGCCGGCGCCGTCGACGCGCTCGCGATGAACGCCTTCGAGAAGATCTTCCTGCGCTTCCCCGAGCGCTTCTGGGACGAGGGGATCTCTGCGATCCGGCGCCAGGGAGACGCGGCGAAGTGGTGGCACTCCTGGTACGACCTCTCGGGAGCGCACGGCGAACCGACGCTGCTCACCTTCGCCGCGGGGGAGTGCGCCGAGCAGATCCGGGACTGGCCCGAGGAGCGGGTGGTCGCGTCGGTGATGGCGGGGCTGCGCGAGATCTACGGGGCGTCGATCCCGGATCCCGCACACGTGAGAATCACGCACTGGCAGGACGACCCCTACGCGCGCGGCTCCTACGCCTACATGACACTGGGATCGCGCCCCGAGGATCACGGCGTCATCGCGACCCCGATCGTCGCGGCTGCGGGCGGTCGCCCCGCCGATGCGGTGCTGCACCTGGCGGGTGAGGCGACCTGGACCGAGGATCCCGCGACCGTCACCGCGGCGCTGTGCTCGGGCCATCGGGCCGCCGAACGGATCCTGGGCCGCTCGCTGCCCTACAGCGGGTTGCTCGGCGGCGCCGCCGGGTACTGAGGCACGGAGTCGCCCGTGTGCAGCGGGGCCGCGGGATCCGCAGAGGCTCCGGCGGTCTGAGGTGCGGCGGCGGCCTGCGCCGCGCGCTCCTGGGTCTCGCGCTCCTGCGCGGCGCGCTCCTGCGCGGCCTGGGCAGCGCGCGCCCGCCGGCCGGAGCGCACGCCCCGCACGATGAGCACGACCGCGAGAGCGAGCAGCGCCGCGAGCGCGAGCCAGGGCAGCAGAATGCCCAGCACCACCAGGGCGCCCGCACCGGCGGCCGCAAGCGAGTCGAGGCCGGCGAGCAGTCCCTCCCAGAAATTCGCCGGGCCGCCGCCGGGCAGCGCCGACGTCGTGCTCAGCGAGACCCAGATGGTGGCTTCGTCGACCTGCCCCTCCAACGACCGCAGTTGCGCGCGCAGGCCGTCCAACTCCTGCTGGCGCTGCGCCAGTGCCGACTCGGCCTCGATCAACTCGGTGGTGGTGTCGGCACCGGCCATCAGCTCGGTGAGGCGCTCCACCGACTCCTCGAGCGCGGCGACGCGCGCCCGCAGGTCCACGTGCTCGGCCGTCACGTCGACGGCGGAGCGGCTCTGGCTCACGACGTCGCCCACGCCGGTGAGGGCCGTGAACGTCTCGTCGAGGCGATCCGCCGGCACGCGCAGCGCGAGATCGGCCCCCGCAGTGGTCTTTGCGCTCGCGCGGTGCACGGTCATCGACTCCACCGACCCGCCTGCGCGCTGGGCGATCTCGGCGACCTCCTCGGCAGCCGCGTCGGGATCGGAGACCTCGATCGAGACCTGACCCGTGCGGATCACCGAGCGCGTGGACTGGTCTTCGAGGGCCTGCGGGGCGCCCTCGAAGGCACCGCCGGCCCCGTCCGTGCCGCCGGTGTCGCGGGCCATCTCCGGACCGACCAGGATCTCGGAGCTGGAAGCGCCTCCGCCGGTTCCCGGCAGGGCGGCGCACGCCGAGAGCGGCGCGAGGAGCAGGGCGGCTGCGAGCAGCACGGGAACGGAGGATCGACGCGTCATGCTCACACCCTACGGTCCGATGCGCGCGGGCGTCCGAGGCGAAGCTGCGGCTTGCCTGGGCGTGTCCGGATCGTTATGGCAGGGGCAGCGCGAGGGTGCCGGTCTCGGGAGGAGGTTCGACCGTGCGTCCCTTGAGGTCCGGGATCCAGCGGACCGTGCCCGCCGCGACCGCGGCCGCGACCACGAGCAGCGCGGTGGAGACGAGGATCGCGCCGTGCGCGCCACCCGCATCGATCGCGACCCCTCCGAGCGCCGACCCCGTGGCGACGCCCACGAGCTGGCCCGTGCCGATCCAGCCGTAGGCCTCGGCCGTCTCCGAGAACTTCACGGTCGAGCTCACGATGTTCGAGATCGCCGCGAAGACGGGGGCGGTGCCGAGACCGCCGATGAAGAGCACCGCGCTGAGCCACCACATGTTCAGGCTCACGAGGCAGGCCGCCGTGCCGACGAGCACGACGCCGATCCTCAGCAGCGGCGACCACGGACGCATGGCGCGGTGACCGATGAGCAGGCCGCCGACGAGCGATCCGCCCGCGAAGATCGCGAGGACGATGCCCGATTCGATGCTGCCGTGCCCGCCGCCCGAATCGCCGTGCTCGCTCGACCCTGCGAAGGCCGCGACGATTCCGGCCTCGATCGCGGCGAACGAGGCGACGAAGAAGAAGCCCATGACCGTGGAGATCACCACGGTCGGGTAGCGCAGCACCGCGCCGAGACCGCGCTTCGACCGCAGCAGCTGCACCTCGCCGACGGCGCGGCTCAGGATGAACCAGGCGCCGCCGCCGAGCAGGAAGGCGGCGGCGACGCACAGGCCGGCCGCGGTGCCGAACTGCGACGACACGAACACCGCGACGACGGGACCGAGCACCCAGATGATCTCCTGGGCCGAGGCGTCGAGGGAGAAGAGCGCCGAGAGCTGGTTGCCGGGAACGAGCTTGGGGTAGAGCGTGCGCACGGCGGGGGTGACCGGAGGGGTCGAGAGGCCGACGAGGAACGCGATCGCGGCGACGAGGGGGAGCGGGAGGTGCACGAGCGCGATCGTCACCAGCAGAGCCGAGCAGAGCACCGACGTGATCGAGAGCACGCGACGCATGCCCCAACGGCCCATCAGCCTGCTGCTCAGCGGACCGGAGATGGCCTGACCGATGCTCTGCGTGGCGAGCACGATGCCGGCCGAGGTGAAGTCGCCGTAGGCGAGTTGGATGTGCAGCAGCAGGATGATCGAGAGCATCCCGAAAGGGAATCGGGCGGTGAGCTGGGAGAATAGGATGCGGAAGACGCCGGGGTTCCGCCCCAGATCACGATACATGCCCATCAGAGCAGTATACGGGCGAAACCGTCGTCGAAGTCAGTGACGGACTTCGGATTTAGCGGCCGAATGCGCGGAATCGTGCATATTCGAGTGCCCCGGCGCGCCCGAGCCTCCGCGTCCCCCTGCCCGGAGCCCGCGGGCGCTCCCGGCTCCTGCGCCGGCGGTGCCTCGCAGTTCGCGGCGGGTGCGGTCCCCGCTTTCCGGCCGCCCCTGTGCTCCGACCCCGGTCGGGGGTACCGTGGAGGTATGAGGCACCAGGAGCAGGACGGGAGCCCGTCGAACGGGTCGGAGCCGAGGCGCGACGCGGAGTTGAACGCCGAGCTCGAGGAGGTCTGGCAGCAGGAGTCGCCCGACACCGCCAGACGCACCGAGTTCGCCGACGAGGTCGACGGAGAGCTCGGCACGCGTGCGCCAGGTCGCACGGGCGACGCGGCGTAGCGCGCCGGCCGTGCGACCTGGCGCACCCGCGTCGAGATCCCGATTC
This window encodes:
- a CDS encoding NAD(P)-dependent alcohol dehydrogenase — encoded protein: MRAAVARRYGGPDVVVPQELDAPEPTGDQVLVRVRAATVSTADAAARSGSPWFTRLAFGLFRPRLPVLGSDFAGRVVALGPDARRFDIGDPVFGATNAAMGAHAEYLAVSEGSPIERVPDGIDPVRAAALVDATAMSFLRDSAALRLGQRLLVNGASGAVGSAAVQIAKHVGANVTGTSSARNLDVVRALGADAALDYTELHGHTASYDVVFDAWGRMGYRRARRLLAPDGLYMTTVPSFAILAQMLWTRWFGRRRALVAFTGLRSAERVAADLRETAALAANGALDAPVAASYPLDRVADAHRHVARGKRGHVVLTLG
- a CDS encoding antibiotic biosynthesis monooxygenase, whose product is MSTPVTVEIRRQTHPTRTGDAVAWVEEGLRLAREFEGCLGGGVIRDSSDRSVLHAIYRFSDERSLIGWEQSEQRRRWLDAGSALVLDARVQRRTGIEGWFDGPQLRRSVDARTGDTRTVVVRAAPLRWKQALAIWIGMYPVNVLSSWAISLLPWWGDVALPLRSAMVVTVLAPLMTFVMMPAVTRILRRWLRRNPGAIEKERSLLEALDLRAAGRR
- a CDS encoding DUF4349 domain-containing protein, which codes for MTRRSSVPVLLAAALLLAPLSACAALPGTGGGASSSEILVGPEMARDTGGTDGAGGAFEGAPQALEDQSTRSVIRTGQVSIEVSDPDAAAEEVAEIAQRAGGSVESMTVHRASAKTTAGADLALRVPADRLDETFTALTGVGDVVSQSRSAVDVTAEHVDLRARVAALEESVERLTELMAGADTTTELIEAESALAQRQQELDGLRAQLRSLEGQVDEATIWVSLSTTSALPGGGPANFWEGLLAGLDSLAAAGAGALVVLGILLPWLALAALLALAVVLIVRGVRSGRRARAAQAAQERAAQERETQERAAQAAAAPQTAGASADPAAPLHTGDSVPQYPAAPPSNPL
- a CDS encoding thioredoxin family protein, which encodes MTPLAALITLLGLLVLTALLGLVAHRRSARTQRFDQTDRLTAHDVGAPRLGPGGTVVQFSTAYCSRCPGTRRLISELVTRYAGVDFVHVDVTDQPQLAARHRLLQTPTVLILDGGGAPRSRLAGTIGRESIATELNRIAGGSAHE
- a CDS encoding MFS transporter, producing the protein MGMYRDLGRNPGVFRILFSQLTARFPFGMLSIILLLHIQLAYGDFTSAGIVLATQSIGQAISGPLSSRLMGRWGMRRVLSITSVLCSALLVTIALVHLPLPLVAAIAFLVGLSTPPVTPAVRTLYPKLVPGNQLSALFSLDASAQEIIWVLGPVVAVFVSSQFGTAAGLCVAAAFLLGGGAWFILSRAVGEVQLLRSKRGLGAVLRYPTVVISTVMGFFFVASFAAIEAGIVAAFAGSSEHGDSGGGHGSIESGIVLAIFAGGSLVGGLLIGHRAMRPWSPLLRIGVVLVGTAACLVSLNMWWLSAVLFIGGLGTAPVFAAISNIVSSTVKFSETAEAYGWIGTGQLVGVATGSALGGVAIDAGGAHGAILVSTALLVVAAAVAAGTVRWIPDLKGRTVEPPPETGTLALPLP
- a CDS encoding APC family permease; protein product: MTKHTLGNATETGHIHVGKGLNAGALGVVGSTVIGLASTAPLYSLAATLGYVILAVGAQAPLVFVVACVPMIFAALAYQELNREMPDCGTTFVWGTKAFGPVTGWIGGWAVAVSAIMVLANVGEITGKYFWLLLGNQEFADNRVIVVATSVVFMALMTFISTIGVQMGERLQMVLMTVQIVAMVLFGALALWHALDGSNPGSIAFDWQWFNPAQLTSWSGFIEAVLLALFIYWGWDTCLALNEETKNPRKTPGRAALSSIAILIVLYVGISVVVMMFAGFGDTGFGLTNPESIDDVFSVLGGALFGPWGWFLILGVMLSAASSTQTTILPTARGTLSMAVYRALPAKFAELHPRFKTPWFSTTLMGVTAIVYYVVMSIISEDVLADSLTSMGLAVALYYAITSFACVWYFRGTLRDSARNLWMRGILPALGGLMLGYAFVQSAIDMWSVDYSYTVLLGIGGAFVIGVGAILLGFVLMGIWWLRPNSRVFFRGDSLNRDTPVLVPDE
- a CDS encoding helix-turn-helix transcriptional regulator is translated as MGKPTRVTNRIRALRFAHGELTQAQLADALGVTRQTVIAIEQGRYSPSLEVAFQIARVFGTGIEEVFQYPEEVS
- a CDS encoding flavin monoamine oxidase family protein; this encodes MTERCDTIVVGAGIAGLVAARLLTGAGRRVVVLEARDRVGGRVHTERESGRITDLGASWIHGISNSPLHEVTTGFGMPEVEFTVGSYQAGGRPITYFGPDGARLSESEADRFIADVAEVDARLARVIAAAARGSSYADAADSAVRAVVAERGWSRPRGERVLEYLHHRSEEQYGADAALLDAHGLDDDAIEGDEVVFPDGYGRLAEHLAAGLDVRLEHEVGAVSWGDGGVAVAVRTPGGSGRAETLTAERAVVTVPIGVLRSGAVRFDPPLPEPIAGAVDALAMNAFEKIFLRFPERFWDEGISAIRRQGDAAKWWHSWYDLSGAHGEPTLLTFAAGECAEQIRDWPEERVVASVMAGLREIYGASIPDPAHVRITHWQDDPYARGSYAYMTLGSRPEDHGVIATPIVAAAGGRPADAVLHLAGEATWTEDPATVTAALCSGHRAAERILGRSLPYSGLLGGAAGY
- a CDS encoding DUF4395 domain-containing protein gives rise to the protein MSDPESQADARPAADARPAGAIDPRGPRVSAAITALLLCIGIALALVGTSTSGALRELPVAARAADPGFIALAVVAALFAWSLVSAGTQPLSALFRTAIQPRLSPPTEWEDPRPPRFAQAVGLVVVGAGLVLHLLGVPWALPVAGAAAFVAAALNAAIGFCLGCEVYLLLARAGRLGHRDRGAAGHIRQGY
- a CDS encoding NAD-dependent succinate-semialdehyde dehydrogenase; amino-acid sequence: MGTFAVINPATGETVAEYPDATAEEIEASLASAQKAYKEWARTTTVAERAALAQRAAELFEERKDELGAIINREMGKPLDQSIGEAEFSGAITAAFAANAEKWLADEELEVEDGLRSFFRFQGTGVILGIMPWNYPYYQVARFAVPNLILGNTIVLKHAAQCPESALALEKIFRDAGFPEGAYVNVFATHEQVADIIADDRVQGVSLTGSERAGAIVAEQAGRALKKCVLELGGSDVFLVLDTDDLDHAVEHAVGGRMENTGQACNGSKRIVVLDKYFDEFREKFVAAIGGQSYGDDFGPLSSAQATKTLASQVQGALDQGAEVLVGNNEPEGNVFTPTVISNITPAMDVYSQELFGPVAQLYKVPSDEEAIELANSSPYGLGSVVICDDLERAEQVGNQLDVGMVFIGGAGLEGADVPFGGVKKSGYGRELGKVGMLEFANKKLFRFAAK